A stretch of Telopea speciosissima isolate NSW1024214 ecotype Mountain lineage chromosome 11, Tspe_v1, whole genome shotgun sequence DNA encodes these proteins:
- the LOC122646489 gene encoding uncharacterized protein LOC122646489 isoform X3 — MDRRIQSLLNRLSCAAVTVATVTLILLFVETPQTCITDEPSAPQVRFPKSSCEATHREIVSIEKKNKRLWSTRDWQKKVNSFTELFHGIRQLGLLANHSRVLCVSAGAGYEVMALSEMGVTDITGVELIDSPPLFDVVVFVFLLSSNARKRIYRKLKACFRVPIFLVLGMSHYLD, encoded by the exons ATGGACCGACGCATACAATCTCTGTTGAACCGGCTTTCCTGTGCAGCTGTCACCGTCGCCACTGTCACTCTCATTCTCCTCTTTGTTGAAACTCCACAGACATGCATCACAGACGAACCAAGTGCCCCACAGGTCAGGTTCCCGAAGTCCTCTTGCGAAGCTACCCACCGTGAGATTGTCTCCattgagaagaaaaacaaaCGCCTCTGGTCCACTAGGGACTGGCAAAAGAAAGTCAATTCCTTCACTGAACTCTTCCACGGAATTCGCCAACTAGGTTTGCTCGCCAACCACTCACGGGTCCTCTGCGTTTCAGCTGGGGCTGGCTATGAAGTCATGGCATTATCAGAGATGGGTGTGACTGATATCACTGGGGTTGAACTTATTGATTCTCCTCCACTG TTCGACGTGGTGGTGTTTGTGTTCTTGTTGTCGAGCAATGCTCGGAAGAGGATCTACAGGAAATTAAAGGCATGTTTCAGAGTTCCAATTTTCTTGGTGCTCGGAATGTCacattatttggattga
- the LOC122646489 gene encoding uncharacterized protein LOC122646489 isoform X2: MDRRIQSLLNRLSCAAVTVATVTLILLFVETPQTCITDEPSAPQVRFPKSSCEATHREIVSIEKKNKRLWSTRDWQKKVNSFTELFHGIRQLGLLANHSRVLCVSAGAGYEVMALSEMGVTDITGVELIDSPPLMERTVRRGGVCVLVVEQCSEEDLQEIKGMFQSSNFLGARNVTLFGLKMIQIIMRNRIPP; this comes from the exons ATGGACCGACGCATACAATCTCTGTTGAACCGGCTTTCCTGTGCAGCTGTCACCGTCGCCACTGTCACTCTCATTCTCCTCTTTGTTGAAACTCCACAGACATGCATCACAGACGAACCAAGTGCCCCACAGGTCAGGTTCCCGAAGTCCTCTTGCGAAGCTACCCACCGTGAGATTGTCTCCattgagaagaaaaacaaaCGCCTCTGGTCCACTAGGGACTGGCAAAAGAAAGTCAATTCCTTCACTGAACTCTTCCACGGAATTCGCCAACTAGGTTTGCTCGCCAACCACTCACGGGTCCTCTGCGTTTCAGCTGGGGCTGGCTATGAAGTCATGGCATTATCAGAGATGGGTGTGACTGATATCACTGGGGTTGAACTTATTGATTCTCCTCCACTG ATGGAAAGGACAGTTCGACGTGGTGGTGTTTGTGTTCTTGTTGTCGAGCAATGCTCGGAAGAGGATCTACAGGAAATTAAAGGCATGTTTCAGAGTTCCAATTTTCTTGGTGCTCGGAATGTCacattatttggattgaaaatgATTCAGATTATAATGAGAAATAGAATACCTCCTTGA
- the LOC122646489 gene encoding uncharacterized protein LOC122646489 isoform X1, which translates to MDRRIQSLLNRLSCAAVTVATVTLILLFVETPQTCITDEPSAPQVRFPKSSCEATHREIVSIEKKNKRLWSTRDWQKKVNSFTELFHGIRQLGLLANHSRVLCVSAGAGYEVMALSEMGVTDITGVELIDSPPLVSRADPHNLPFFDGVFDVAFSAHLAEALFPSRFVTEMERTVRRGGVCVLVVEQCSEEDLQEIKGMFQSSNFLGARNVTLFGLKMIQIIMRNRIPP; encoded by the coding sequence ATGGACCGACGCATACAATCTCTGTTGAACCGGCTTTCCTGTGCAGCTGTCACCGTCGCCACTGTCACTCTCATTCTCCTCTTTGTTGAAACTCCACAGACATGCATCACAGACGAACCAAGTGCCCCACAGGTCAGGTTCCCGAAGTCCTCTTGCGAAGCTACCCACCGTGAGATTGTCTCCattgagaagaaaaacaaaCGCCTCTGGTCCACTAGGGACTGGCAAAAGAAAGTCAATTCCTTCACTGAACTCTTCCACGGAATTCGCCAACTAGGTTTGCTCGCCAACCACTCACGGGTCCTCTGCGTTTCAGCTGGGGCTGGCTATGAAGTCATGGCATTATCAGAGATGGGTGTGACTGATATCACTGGGGTTGAACTTATTGATTCTCCTCCACTGGTGAGTAGAGCTGATCCCCATAATCTCCCCTTTTTTGATGGGGTTTTTGACGTAGCCTTCAGCGCACACCTTGCCGAGGCATTGTTTCCTTCTCGTTTTGTTACCGAGATGGAAAGGACAGTTCGACGTGGTGGTGTTTGTGTTCTTGTTGTCGAGCAATGCTCGGAAGAGGATCTACAGGAAATTAAAGGCATGTTTCAGAGTTCCAATTTTCTTGGTGCTCGGAATGTCacattatttggattgaaaatgATTCAGATTATAATGAGAAATAGAATACCTCCTTGA